In Daucus carota subsp. sativus chromosome 4, DH1 v3.0, whole genome shotgun sequence, one DNA window encodes the following:
- the LOC135152218 gene encoding uncharacterized protein LOC135152218, producing MPPGRQNRANNRDDNNDNNNPERTMAQILQILAQQTANLTQQQERQANPQVTFKNFQSVNPQEFKGSADPIEARVWLKEIEKAFVLVKVRDEQKTKFASYYLKEKATYWWKSVRAMEETEDVTWDRFKELFLEKYFPQFLQDRMELQFLELK from the coding sequence ATGCCTCCTGGAAGACAAAACCGTGCAAACAACCGTgatgataacaatgataataACAATCCAGAACGTACCATGGCCCAGATTCTTCAGATCTTGGCCCAACAGACTGCCAACCTGACTCAGCAGCAGGAAAGGCAGGCTAATCCCCAGGTTACTTTCAAAAACTTTCAGTCTGTTAATCCCCAAGAGTTTAAGGGTTCAGCGGACCCTATTGAGGCTAGGGTATGGTTGAAGGAAATTGAAAAGGCATTTGTGTTAGTCAAAGTGAGAGATGAGCAGAAGACTAAGTTTGCTAGTTATTATCTGAAGGAGAAAGCCACCTATTGGTGGAAGTCTGTAAGGGCAATGGAAGAGACGGAAGATGTTACATGGGATAGGTTTAAGGAGTTGTTTTTGGAGAAATACTTTCCTCAATTTCTTCAGGATCGAATGGAGTTACAGTTTTTAGAATTGAAGTAG